AGATCAGCAGGGTCAGGGTCACATCTTGAATATTGACATTTGCAGTGGCCTGTTCAGATTGGGCGCGTGGCTCGACCGTTGCGCATCGCCTTGGCTGGGGGTCGTTACCATGTGACGGCACGGGGTAACGAACGGCGGGCCATTTTCCGGGACGATGTG
This genomic interval from Verrucomicrobiota bacterium contains the following:
- a CDS encoding addiction module toxin RelE, which codes for MARPLRIALAGGRYHVTARGNERRAIFRDDV